In Nocardia yunnanensis, one DNA window encodes the following:
- a CDS encoding SRPBCC family protein: MRTKTDHRFVIDIDPEQVMDALLMVEQMPDWSPSHQDVRVATRDEFGRPRRAYVSASLMGRPDRQVVEYTCTDSRVEWKVTESSAGAGGKGWFDLAETEDGATEVWYHSELYLPIPAPGMILKRSARREGDVMITNFIAFVESVTGVEGLGDAEEAQYTEPAAGYEGDYSSYVQPGYAQRIDYGRKFEPGFGTA; this comes from the coding sequence ATGCGCACGAAAACTGACCACAGGTTCGTCATCGACATCGATCCCGAACAGGTGATGGACGCGTTGCTCATGGTCGAGCAGATGCCCGACTGGTCACCCTCGCACCAGGATGTCCGGGTCGCCACCCGCGACGAATTCGGCCGCCCGCGGCGCGCTTACGTATCGGCCAGCCTGATGGGACGCCCCGATCGGCAGGTCGTCGAGTACACCTGCACCGATAGCCGGGTGGAATGGAAGGTCACCGAATCCAGCGCCGGCGCCGGCGGCAAGGGCTGGTTCGACCTCGCCGAAACCGAGGACGGCGCCACCGAGGTCTGGTACCACTCCGAGCTGTACCTGCCGATCCCGGCGCCCGGCATGATCCTCAAGCGCAGCGCCCGCCGCGAGGGCGACGTCATGATCACCAACTTCATCGCCTTCGTCGAATCCGTCACCGGGGTCGAAGGTCTCGGGGACGCCGAAGAGGCGCAGTACACCGAGCCGGCCGCCGGCTACGAGGGCGACTACTCGAGTTACGTGCAGCCGGGCTACGCGCAGCGCATCGACTACGGCCGCAAATTCGAGCCGGGATTCGGCACCGCGTGA
- a CDS encoding DUF1918 domain-containing protein encodes MRASVGDRLIVHGRTVGRPEHTAEIVEVRGVDGEPPYVVRFPDGRTSLVFPGPDSEVRPG; translated from the coding sequence ATGCGAGCAAGTGTCGGCGACCGTCTGATCGTCCATGGGCGCACCGTCGGACGCCCCGAGCACACCGCGGAAATAGTCGAGGTGCGCGGCGTGGACGGGGAACCGCCCTACGTGGTGCGCTTCCCCGACGGGCGCACCAGCCTGGTGTTCCCCGGGCCGGATTCGGAGGTGCGGCCCGGCTAG
- a CDS encoding type 1 glutamine amidotransferase, whose translation MSESTVRIGLVLPDVMGTYGDGGNAVVLRQRARMRGYDAEIIEIPLTEPVPNSLDVYTLGGAEDSAQRLATRHLQRYPGLQEAAGRGAPVLAICAAIQVLGHWYETSSGERVDGVGLFDVTTSPQDKRAIGEVATHPLLPGLTQPLTGFENHRGGTKLGGDAKPLARVTKGVGNGVGDGLEGVVQGSVLGTYMHGPALARNPELADHLLARALGLNSLPPLDLPEVDQLRRERLRA comes from the coding sequence ATGAGTGAATCGACCGTCCGTATCGGCCTCGTCCTGCCCGACGTCATGGGCACCTACGGCGACGGCGGCAATGCCGTCGTGCTGCGGCAGCGCGCGCGCATGCGGGGCTACGACGCCGAGATCATCGAAATCCCGCTCACCGAACCGGTTCCCAACTCGCTGGACGTCTACACCCTGGGCGGCGCGGAGGATTCGGCGCAGCGCCTGGCGACCCGGCACCTGCAGCGCTACCCCGGGCTGCAGGAGGCCGCCGGGCGCGGCGCGCCGGTGCTGGCCATCTGCGCGGCGATCCAGGTGCTCGGCCACTGGTACGAGACGTCCTCGGGCGAACGCGTCGACGGCGTCGGCCTTTTCGACGTCACCACCTCCCCGCAGGACAAGCGCGCCATCGGCGAGGTCGCCACCCACCCCCTGCTCCCCGGCCTCACCCAGCCCCTCACCGGCTTCGAAAACCACCGCGGCGGAACCAAACTCGGCGGCGACGCCAAACCCCTGGCCCGCGTCACCAAGGGCGTCGGCAACGGCGTCGGCGACGGCCTCGAGGGCGTAGTCCAAGGCTCCGTCCTCGGCACCTACATGCACGGCCCCGCCCTGGCCCGCAACCCCGAACTCGCCGACCACCTCCTCGCCCGCGCCCTCGGCCTGAATTCCCTTCCCCCCCTCGACCTCCCCGAAGTCGACCAACTCCGCCGCGAACGCCTCCGCGCCTGA
- a CDS encoding ion transporter, producing the protein MIEPVAPEAEEFPNKPPVLWMDFVMLALAIVSVVLVAWVTFFPVAAHTYRTIRVVDYTICGVFLAEFLWRWRREGWSWTFPFVYWYEVLGMIPVTSPFFRGFRLLRIVVIAVRLGRVADRAFGDRITAAVVNRSIGAIVDAVKRPVTMAVLEEVAQVLRTGQYTRNIAGALEENRSEIDRMILEIIRQDPQLGRVRYLPFHEDIIRGIADASFRVVFQVLADPRTDELVADVLRENVNQMREAVRQGVHVPESIDHRLVQRP; encoded by the coding sequence GTGATCGAGCCCGTCGCACCGGAGGCCGAGGAGTTTCCGAACAAGCCTCCGGTCTTGTGGATGGACTTCGTCATGCTCGCCTTGGCGATCGTGTCGGTCGTTTTGGTGGCGTGGGTGACTTTCTTCCCGGTCGCGGCCCACACCTACCGGACCATCCGGGTCGTCGACTACACGATCTGCGGCGTCTTCCTCGCCGAATTCCTGTGGCGTTGGCGGCGTGAGGGCTGGAGCTGGACGTTCCCGTTCGTCTACTGGTACGAGGTGTTGGGCATGATCCCGGTGACCAGCCCCTTCTTCCGCGGCTTCCGGCTACTGCGCATCGTGGTGATCGCGGTGCGGCTGGGCCGAGTAGCTGACCGCGCCTTCGGCGACCGGATCACCGCCGCCGTGGTGAACCGTTCGATCGGCGCGATCGTCGACGCGGTCAAGCGGCCGGTCACCATGGCGGTGCTGGAGGAGGTCGCCCAGGTGTTGCGCACCGGCCAGTACACCCGCAATATCGCGGGCGCGCTCGAGGAGAACCGCTCCGAGATCGATCGGATGATCCTCGAAATCATCCGCCAGGACCCGCAATTGGGCCGGGTGCGCTATCTCCCGTTCCACGAGGACATCATTCGCGGCATCGCCGACGCCAGTTTCCGCGTGGTGTTCCAGGTGCTGGCCGATCCCCGCACCGACGAACTGGTCGCGGATGTGCTGCGCGAGAACGTGAATCAGATGCGCGAGGCGGTCCGCCAGGGCGTGCACGTCCCGGAGTCCATCGACCACCGGCTCGTGCAGCGCCCCTGA
- a CDS encoding GMC oxidoreductase, translated as MRDEGGGRLRRRAVLKAAGMAALLAGVGTGAASRGAGPASANPLWNALFQAWVPEIFAPLPDPPEHSEAIVIGSGFGAAVTALRLAEAGVRNTVLERGSRWPNDPWREIFTGDDLPDGRGFWHRTSFTGVTKVPMPCADFGGVLDVTEYPGIDVWRAAAVGGGSIVFTGAMVAPPKHLFDQVFQGVVNYDELDSVYYPRVRQMLRLSTMPADVYNSAPFTHSRIWDQQVRAAGYEPQANDSIFNWDVIRSELAGASRPSATAARSSLGNSNGAKFDLNQNYLRYAEGTGKSAIFPGHRVDSIGQDGSGKYVVAVTKLAPTGQVLGTRTLTCDRLFLGAGSVGTSELLVRAQATGALPNLNEHIGDGWGTNGDVVLARSISSPSATGGGVPSASRILDESGMPLHLESWYVPGIPVDTGAVASLGIVLDPTRARFGYDRASNGVGLSWPRAAQDAVVAACRTVDHRIAQAGGSMMDYTPIGYDAQGAFTAHPLGGAVLGQATDGYGRVAGHPGLYVMDGAAIPGSTATVNPSLTITAVAERNIEAIIRAGR; from the coding sequence ATGCGTGATGAGGGAGGTGGCCGGTTGCGTAGACGCGCCGTGCTCAAGGCTGCCGGGATGGCGGCTCTGCTGGCGGGTGTCGGGACGGGTGCCGCCAGCCGCGGCGCCGGCCCCGCGTCCGCCAATCCGCTGTGGAACGCGCTGTTCCAGGCATGGGTGCCGGAAATCTTCGCGCCGCTACCGGATCCGCCGGAACACAGCGAGGCCATCGTCATCGGCTCCGGTTTCGGCGCGGCGGTCACGGCGCTGCGGCTGGCCGAGGCGGGCGTGCGGAACACGGTGCTCGAACGCGGCTCCCGCTGGCCCAACGACCCGTGGCGGGAGATCTTCACCGGCGACGATCTGCCCGACGGCCGCGGCTTCTGGCACCGCACCAGCTTCACCGGCGTCACCAAGGTGCCGATGCCATGCGCGGATTTCGGTGGCGTGCTGGATGTCACCGAGTACCCGGGCATCGACGTGTGGCGGGCCGCGGCCGTCGGCGGCGGCTCGATCGTCTTCACCGGCGCCATGGTCGCGCCCCCGAAGCACCTGTTCGACCAGGTGTTCCAGGGCGTGGTGAACTACGACGAACTGGATTCGGTCTACTACCCGCGGGTCCGGCAGATGCTGCGGCTGTCCACCATGCCGGCGGACGTCTACAACTCCGCGCCCTTCACCCACTCCCGCATCTGGGATCAGCAGGTGCGCGCCGCGGGATACGAACCGCAGGCCAATGATTCGATCTTCAACTGGGATGTGATCCGCTCCGAACTGGCGGGCGCCAGCCGTCCGTCGGCGACGGCCGCGCGCAGCAGTCTCGGAAACTCCAACGGCGCCAAGTTCGATCTGAACCAGAACTACCTGCGCTATGCCGAGGGCACTGGCAAGTCGGCCATCTTCCCCGGCCACCGCGTCGATTCCATCGGCCAGGACGGCTCCGGCAAGTACGTGGTCGCGGTGACCAAGCTGGCCCCCACCGGCCAGGTGCTCGGTACCCGCACTCTCACCTGCGATCGCCTGTTCCTGGGCGCGGGCTCGGTCGGCACCTCCGAACTGCTGGTGCGCGCACAGGCCACCGGCGCCCTCCCGAATCTCAACGAGCACATCGGCGACGGCTGGGGCACCAATGGCGATGTGGTGCTGGCCCGCAGCATCAGCTCCCCGTCCGCGACCGGTGGCGGCGTGCCCAGCGCCAGCCGCATCCTCGACGAGTCGGGCATGCCGCTGCACCTCGAAAGCTGGTATGTGCCAGGCATTCCCGTCGACACCGGTGCGGTCGCCTCACTGGGCATCGTGCTGGACCCGACCCGGGCCCGCTTCGGCTACGACCGCGCGAGCAACGGGGTCGGGCTGAGCTGGCCGCGCGCGGCACAGGACGCGGTGGTGGCCGCCTGCCGCACGGTCGATCACCGCATCGCGCAGGCGGGCGGCTCGATGATGGATTACACGCCGATCGGCTACGACGCGCAGGGCGCTTTCACCGCGCACCCGCTCGGCGGCGCGGTGCTCGGGCAGGCCACCGACGGTTACGGCCGCGTCGCCGGCCACCCGGGCCTGTACGTCATGGACGGCGCGGCCATCCCGGGCAGCACCGCCACCGTCAACCCGTCGCTCACCATTACCGCTGTGGCCGAACGCAATATCGAAGCGATCATCCGCGCTGGGCGTTAG
- a CDS encoding Mur ligase family protein: MRGQLALRAATAASWASRRAGRGNGSMIGGLIALKIDPSLMGQLGRGKRTVLVTGTNGKSTTTRMTTAALQTLPGAGGPGKVATQADGANMDAGIVAALTAHRAAPLAAIEVDELHLPHVADALNPSVVVLLNLSRDQLDRVGEINMIERRLREGMARHPAAVLIANCDDVLVTSIAYDHPNVVWVSAGSGWSVDASSCPRSGEPIVWEGEHWYSTGADFRRPEPQWRVDEHTLYGPDGLEVPLSLALPGRANRGNAAQAVAAAVALGADPARAAAATGTVREIAGRYRSIDVNGRSTRMLLAKNPAGWQEALSMIDPDATGLVIAVNGQVPDGEDLSWLWDVRFEHFEGTQVVAAGERATDLAVRLTYAGVEHITVADPVRAIASCPPGRVEVLANYTAFRDLNRDLEAGSRA; this comes from the coding sequence ATGCGCGGACAGCTGGCGTTGCGGGCCGCGACGGCGGCGTCGTGGGCCTCCCGGCGGGCCGGGCGTGGCAACGGCTCCATGATCGGCGGCCTGATCGCGCTGAAGATCGATCCCTCGCTGATGGGTCAGCTGGGTCGTGGCAAGCGGACGGTGCTGGTGACCGGCACCAACGGCAAGTCGACCACCACCCGCATGACGACCGCGGCGCTGCAGACGCTGCCCGGCGCGGGCGGACCCGGCAAGGTCGCCACCCAGGCCGACGGCGCGAACATGGACGCGGGCATCGTGGCCGCGCTCACCGCGCATCGCGCCGCGCCGCTGGCGGCCATCGAGGTGGACGAACTGCATCTGCCGCATGTGGCCGACGCGCTCAACCCGTCGGTCGTAGTGCTGCTGAACCTTTCCCGCGACCAGCTGGACCGGGTCGGCGAGATCAATATGATCGAGCGCCGCCTGCGTGAGGGCATGGCCCGGCATCCCGCGGCCGTGCTGATCGCCAACTGTGACGACGTGCTGGTGACCTCCATCGCCTACGACCATCCGAACGTGGTGTGGGTGTCGGCCGGCAGCGGCTGGTCGGTGGACGCCTCCAGTTGTCCGCGCAGCGGCGAACCGATCGTGTGGGAGGGCGAGCACTGGTACAGCACCGGCGCCGACTTCCGGCGTCCCGAACCGCAGTGGCGGGTCGACGAGCACACCCTGTACGGGCCGGACGGCCTGGAAGTCCCGCTCTCCCTTGCCCTTCCGGGGCGCGCCAATCGCGGCAACGCCGCGCAGGCGGTGGCCGCCGCGGTCGCGCTGGGCGCGGATCCGGCGCGGGCGGCCGCGGCCACCGGCACCGTGCGCGAGATCGCGGGGCGCTACCGCAGCATCGATGTGAACGGGCGCAGCACCCGCATGCTGCTGGCCAAGAACCCGGCCGGCTGGCAGGAGGCGCTGTCCATGATCGACCCGGACGCAACGGGTCTGGTGATCGCGGTCAACGGCCAGGTGCCCGATGGCGAGGATCTGTCCTGGCTGTGGGATGTGCGCTTCGAGCACTTCGAGGGCACCCAGGTGGTGGCCGCCGGCGAGCGCGCCACCGATCTCGCGGTGCGGCTGACCTATGCCGGCGTGGAGCACATCACCGTCGCGGATCCCGTGCGCGCCATCGCCTCCTGCCCGCCCGGCCGGGTCGAAGTGCTGGCCAACTACACCGCGTTCCGTGACCTGAACCGCGATCTGGAGGCGGGGTCCCGCGCGTGA
- a CDS encoding low temperature requirement protein A translates to MPGPAHPRMAPVAENASVTQLELFFDLVIVFAFTMVTDFAAHETTAVNLLRALLILAMLWWAWIGYSWLGNVVKADEGIGRVAMFVAMGAVFLIALTIPESFHDLPGGWYGPLVFVIAYLVVRFVHLSVFWLASAHDAQLRRQVIRWAAGSLSVASVLLVTGALAHTTLQLGLWLAALVWDMGWTFFAGNEWRLYSASHFAERYGLIVIIALGESIVSIGVGVAGLPISWSIAVGSLLGLAVAGLLWWAYFDVAALVVEHAMHEAGGERRIQIARNCYTFWHFPMIAGIVAMALGLKKVLSYVGGAQGHSLSDELHGIPLFALYGGVIAYLVALAGFRHYATGKVLVPRLVASVLLLASIPVATNLPALAALGVLCAVLLAVIVFEVVRYAQPRDLIRHGQL, encoded by the coding sequence ATGCCCGGTCCCGCACACCCCCGCATGGCGCCGGTCGCCGAGAACGCCTCGGTGACCCAGCTGGAACTGTTCTTCGACCTGGTGATCGTCTTCGCCTTCACCATGGTCACCGACTTCGCCGCGCACGAGACCACCGCGGTCAATCTGCTACGCGCCCTGCTGATCCTGGCCATGCTGTGGTGGGCCTGGATCGGCTACTCCTGGCTCGGCAACGTGGTCAAGGCCGACGAGGGGATCGGGCGGGTGGCCATGTTCGTGGCCATGGGCGCGGTATTCCTCATCGCGCTGACCATTCCCGAGTCCTTCCACGATCTGCCCGGCGGCTGGTACGGGCCGCTGGTGTTCGTCATCGCCTATCTGGTGGTGCGGTTCGTTCACCTGAGCGTGTTCTGGCTGGCGAGCGCGCACGACGCGCAGCTGCGGCGGCAGGTGATCCGCTGGGCGGCAGGCTCGCTCAGCGTGGCGAGCGTGCTGCTGGTGACGGGCGCGCTCGCGCACACCACGCTGCAGCTGGGGCTGTGGCTGGCCGCGCTGGTGTGGGACATGGGCTGGACGTTCTTCGCGGGCAACGAATGGCGGCTGTACTCGGCCTCGCATTTCGCCGAACGGTACGGGCTGATCGTGATCATCGCGCTGGGCGAATCCATCGTGTCCATCGGCGTCGGTGTAGCGGGACTGCCGATCTCGTGGTCGATCGCGGTCGGCTCGCTGCTCGGTCTGGCGGTGGCGGGGCTGCTGTGGTGGGCGTACTTCGATGTGGCCGCACTGGTGGTGGAGCACGCCATGCACGAAGCCGGCGGGGAGCGGCGCATTCAGATCGCCCGCAACTGCTACACCTTCTGGCACTTCCCGATGATCGCCGGAATCGTGGCCATGGCACTGGGTTTGAAGAAGGTGCTCAGCTATGTCGGTGGGGCGCAAGGTCATTCGCTCAGCGACGAGCTGCACGGGATTCCGCTGTTCGCTCTCTACGGCGGCGTGATCGCGTATCTGGTGGCGCTGGCCGGATTCCGGCACTACGCGACCGGCAAGGTGCTGGTGCCGCGGCTGGTGGCCTCGGTCCTGCTGCTGGCATCGATTCCGGTGGCCACGAATCTGCCCGCACTGGCCGCGCTCGGCGTGCTGTGCGCGGTGCTGCTGGCGGTCATCGTGTTCGAGGTGGTCCGGTATGCCCAGCCGCGCGATCTGATCCGGCACGGGCAGCTGTAG
- a CDS encoding pyridoxamine 5'-phosphate oxidase family protein: MSEITDPAQLRELLGEPGPRAVSKERTALHPRDRQWIANSPFIVLSTSDADGNCDASPKGDPAGFVKVLDDSTIVIPERPGNRRADGYLNILSNPHVGVLFLIPTRGETLRVNGRARLLSDAPYFDDMVVQGHRPILAIEIAIEQIFFHCAKAMLRSDLWKPEKWAAVDMPSHARMVKELQPQTTETVEQLEDYYANHYESLLYKS; the protein is encoded by the coding sequence ATGAGCGAGATCACCGACCCGGCCCAGCTGCGTGAACTCCTGGGGGAGCCCGGCCCGCGCGCCGTCAGCAAGGAACGGACCGCGCTGCATCCGCGCGATCGGCAGTGGATCGCCAACTCCCCGTTCATCGTGCTGTCCACCAGTGACGCGGACGGGAATTGCGACGCATCACCGAAGGGTGATCCGGCCGGTTTCGTGAAGGTGCTCGACGACTCGACCATCGTCATCCCGGAGCGTCCCGGCAACCGCCGCGCGGACGGCTACCTCAACATCCTGTCCAATCCCCATGTGGGCGTGCTGTTTCTGATCCCCACCCGCGGTGAGACGCTGCGCGTGAACGGCCGCGCCCGGCTGCTGAGCGACGCACCGTATTTCGACGACATGGTGGTGCAGGGCCACCGTCCGATCCTGGCCATCGAGATCGCGATCGAGCAGATCTTCTTCCACTGCGCCAAGGCCATGCTGCGCAGCGACCTGTGGAAACCGGAGAAGTGGGCCGCCGTCGACATGCCCTCGCACGCCCGCATGGTGAAGGAACTCCAGCCGCAGACGACCGAAACCGTGGAGCAGCTGGAGGACTACTACGCCAACCACTACGAGTCGCTGCTCTACAAGAGCTGA
- a CDS encoding aspartate kinase produces the protein MALVVQKYGGSSVATAERIRRVAERIVETKKQGHDVVVVCSAMGDTTDELLDLAQQVAPAAPAREMDMLLTSGERISNALVAMAIHSLGAEARSFTGSQAGVITTGTHGNAKIIDVAPGRVQQALGEGTIVLVAGFQGVSQDSKDVTTLGRGGSDTTAVALAAALNADVCEIYTDVDGVFSADPRIVADAQKLDSVSYEEMLEMAACGSKVLMLRCVEYARRYNVPVHVRSSYTDKTGTMITGSMEDIPLEQAILTGVAHDRSEAKVTVVGIPDKPGYAAKVFRAVADAEINIDMVLQNISKIDTGKTDITFTLPKLEGPRAVELLTKQQGDIGFSQVVYDDHIGKVSLVGAGMKSHPGVTATFCESLADAGINIDLISTSEIRISVLVKDTDLDEAVQVLHSAFELGGDELAVVHGGTGR, from the coding sequence GTGGCTCTTGTCGTCCAGAAGTACGGAGGATCCTCGGTCGCCACCGCCGAGCGCATCCGTCGGGTCGCGGAGCGGATCGTCGAGACCAAGAAGCAGGGCCACGATGTGGTCGTGGTGTGCTCGGCCATGGGCGACACCACCGATGAACTGCTCGATCTGGCCCAGCAGGTGGCGCCCGCCGCGCCCGCCCGCGAGATGGACATGCTGCTCACCTCCGGGGAGCGCATCTCCAATGCGTTGGTGGCCATGGCCATTCACTCCCTCGGCGCCGAGGCCCGTTCCTTCACCGGCTCGCAGGCCGGTGTCATCACGACCGGCACGCACGGCAACGCCAAGATCATCGACGTGGCCCCGGGTCGGGTGCAGCAGGCGCTCGGCGAGGGCACGATCGTGCTGGTCGCGGGTTTCCAGGGCGTGAGTCAGGACAGCAAGGACGTGACCACGCTGGGTCGCGGCGGTTCCGATACCACCGCGGTCGCGCTGGCCGCGGCGCTCAATGCCGATGTGTGCGAGATCTACACCGATGTGGACGGCGTCTTCTCCGCCGACCCGCGCATCGTGGCCGACGCCCAGAAGCTCGACTCCGTCTCCTACGAGGAGATGCTGGAGATGGCGGCCTGCGGCTCGAAAGTTCTCATGCTGCGTTGCGTCGAGTACGCGCGCCGCTACAACGTGCCCGTTCATGTGCGGTCCTCGTACACCGACAAGACGGGCACCATGATTACCGGATCGATGGAGGACATCCCCTTGGAGCAAGCAATCCTCACGGGCGTCGCGCACGACCGCAGCGAGGCCAAGGTGACCGTGGTCGGCATTCCGGACAAGCCGGGCTACGCCGCCAAGGTGTTCCGCGCGGTCGCCGATGCCGAGATCAATATCGACATGGTGTTGCAGAACATCTCCAAGATCGACACCGGTAAGACCGACATCACCTTCACCCTGCCCAAGCTCGAGGGCCCGCGCGCGGTCGAGCTGCTCACCAAGCAGCAGGGCGACATCGGCTTCTCCCAGGTCGTCTACGACGACCACATCGGCAAGGTGTCGCTGGTCGGCGCGGGCATGAAGTCGCACCCGGGCGTGACCGCCACCTTCTGTGAGTCGCTGGCGGACGCCGGCATCAATATCGACCTCATCTCGACTTCGGAGATCCGAATCTCGGTGCTGGTCAAGGACACCGACCTGGACGAGGCCGTGCAGGTGCTGCACTCGGCCTTCGAGCTGGGCGGCGACGAGCTGGCCGTGGTGCACGGCGGAACGGGGCGATAG